In Saprospiraceae bacterium, a genomic segment contains:
- a CDS encoding metallophosphoesterase, whose amino-acid sequence MGFVVVILVFLGLDLYAFMGLRPLLLGLTPSIRIGIILIYWVISLSLPLLYLLNPVDFRRPSSGSTWFVVLANIWMIIGISKLVFILSLFGEDIFRFLSGVSNKFFSNSEESDTFLPSRRKFVGQTALVLSSLPFLSLTYGLFKGRYQFKIHRKEIFYKDLPQAFDGLTITQLSDIHAGGLDDADEVQKALDMVHELNSDILVFTGDLVNTFASEFDPWLAQFSTLKAKFGKFSVLGNHDYGHYHNWTDVNAKRENFDQLVAHHANMGFQLLRDESIKIERDGQHIHVLGVENWGVGFGKLGDLDKAMQTVSAEDFKVLLSHDPTHWEFVVKNHPKFVHLTLSGHTHGMQMGIELPGFKWSPIQYRYSKWSDLHKEQDRYLYINRGFGVLGYRGRVGIWPEITHITLRRAPSESEV is encoded by the coding sequence GTGGGATTTGTAGTCGTAATTTTAGTATTTCTTGGATTGGATTTGTATGCTTTTATGGGCTTGAGGCCTTTATTGTTAGGTTTGACACCTTCTATACGAATAGGTATCATACTCATTTATTGGGTCATTAGTCTCAGTTTGCCTTTGTTATATCTATTGAACCCTGTTGATTTCAGGCGACCTAGTTCAGGTTCAACGTGGTTTGTTGTTTTGGCGAATATTTGGATGATCATTGGAATATCCAAGCTCGTTTTTATTTTGAGTTTGTTTGGTGAGGATATTTTCAGGTTTTTAAGTGGAGTGAGTAACAAATTCTTTTCAAATTCAGAAGAATCTGACACATTTCTACCCTCCAGGAGAAAATTTGTGGGCCAAACGGCTCTTGTTTTATCCAGTTTGCCCTTTTTATCGCTGACCTATGGACTGTTTAAAGGTCGATATCAATTTAAAATTCACAGAAAAGAAATTTTCTATAAAGACCTTCCGCAGGCTTTTGATGGTTTGACGATTACGCAATTATCAGATATTCATGCAGGCGGGCTTGATGATGCTGATGAAGTTCAGAAAGCCCTGGATATGGTCCATGAGCTGAATAGCGATATCCTTGTATTTACAGGTGATCTGGTCAATACATTTGCATCTGAATTCGATCCTTGGCTTGCCCAATTTTCTACCTTAAAAGCTAAATTTGGAAAGTTCTCTGTGTTGGGCAATCATGATTATGGGCATTATCACAATTGGACTGATGTGAATGCAAAGCGAGAAAATTTTGACCAGTTAGTGGCGCACCATGCGAATATGGGCTTTCAACTGCTCAGAGATGAATCAATAAAGATCGAAAGGGATGGTCAGCATATTCATGTTTTGGGAGTTGAAAACTGGGGTGTCGGATTCGGAAAACTAGGGGATTTGGATAAAGCCATGCAAACAGTGTCCGCAGAAGATTTTAAAGTCTTATTATCGCATGATCCAACGCATTGGGAGTTTGTTGTTAAAAATCATCCAAAATTCGTTCACCTCACCTTGAGCGGACATACACATGGAATGCAAATGGGAATTGAGCTTCCGGGTTTTAAATGGAGCCCAATACAGTATCGATATTCGAAATGGTCAGATTTGCATAAAGAACAAGACCGGTATTTATACATCAACAGAGGATTTGGTGTTCTTGGCTATCGCGGAAGGGTTGGCATTTGGCCCGAAATCACACATATTACACTGCGTAGAGCTCCATCAGAATCAGAAGTTTAA
- a CDS encoding leucine--tRNA ligase, whose translation MEYRHSELENRWKEAWQASGLYNSSIDPAKPKYYILDMFPYPSGAGLHVGHPLGYIASDIVARKKRMDGYQVLHPMGFDAFGLPAEQYAIQTGVHPAVSTANNIERYREQLVNIGLSFDWAREVITCDPKYYKWTQWIFLQLFDHYYDSELQKAKPIADLVQHFQNFGSAHLKTVHSEIQDFTAEEWQNMDLASQDQVLMNFRLAYRKTAYVNWCEALGTVLANDEIKDGVSERGGHPVEKKPMLQWALRISAYAERLLQDLEKLEWSEALKNMQKNWIGKSKGCSIHFKIVQHDLSIEVFSTRPDTIFGSSFIGLAPEHPLAEVLTLDTYRDDMLLYLKSSASKSERERSSESKSVTGIFTGSFVEHPFTRQKLPIYITDYVLIDYGTGAIMGVPAHDKRDMLFAQKFELPILQVVDNSANPNADLEEKSGKLIQSDFLNGMEVYQAIDEVINRIEALKLGSGKTLYKMRDANFSRQRYWGEPIPICFDKSGRSMPMKSSDLPLLLPQLDAIEPGSGGKSPLSKAEHWVNLGELERETDTMPGYAGSSWYFLRYMDPNNEQEFASKEALEYWRDVDFYIGGTEHAVGHLMYSRFWHKFLYDIGKVPTLEPFKKLVNQGMIQGIIESIYLIKNKNADHQSCFVSAAIADQYPPEELAKIPVHIDFVNQHNTTQAHLSKNGIIQFIKWKPEFANAIFITETEKGNVTDLSEAIQLKTVSETGKMSKRYHNVVNPDDVIKDYGADCFRMYEMFLGPIEQSKPWDTKGIDGVYKFIKKFYALFFNTEGLFTLSDEPASKESMAALHHCIKKVNSDIEQLSLNTCISAFMICVNELRKLNCTSREILLPLTQILAPFAPFITEEIWALAKCKGSIHQSIFPKHDEQFLQKDTVNYPVSVNGKKRLEWEISKTFTTDEIKAMVVELPEIKKWLETGSIKNIILVPGRMINIVI comes from the coding sequence ATGGAATACCGACATTCGGAATTGGAAAACAGGTGGAAAGAAGCGTGGCAAGCTTCCGGACTTTACAACAGTTCGATAGATCCAGCCAAGCCTAAATATTATATTCTTGATATGTTTCCTTATCCTTCAGGCGCTGGCTTGCATGTGGGGCATCCACTTGGATACATAGCCTCAGACATCGTTGCGAGGAAAAAGAGGATGGATGGTTATCAGGTACTCCATCCTATGGGATTTGACGCATTCGGATTGCCTGCAGAGCAATATGCAATCCAAACCGGCGTGCATCCTGCCGTTTCTACTGCAAACAACATTGAACGATACCGCGAACAGTTGGTCAACATCGGGCTTTCTTTTGACTGGGCGCGTGAAGTCATCACTTGTGATCCAAAATACTATAAATGGACCCAATGGATATTTTTGCAACTGTTTGACCACTATTATGATTCGGAATTACAAAAAGCAAAACCAATTGCAGATCTGGTCCAACATTTCCAAAATTTTGGCTCAGCTCATCTTAAAACAGTCCATTCAGAAATTCAAGATTTTACAGCAGAGGAATGGCAAAATATGGATTTGGCTTCCCAAGATCAGGTTTTAATGAACTTCAGACTTGCATATCGGAAGACCGCATATGTGAATTGGTGCGAAGCTTTGGGTACGGTACTTGCTAATGACGAAATTAAGGACGGCGTTTCTGAAAGAGGCGGGCACCCGGTGGAGAAAAAGCCAATGTTGCAATGGGCTTTAAGAATCAGTGCTTATGCTGAACGATTGCTCCAAGATTTGGAAAAACTGGAATGGTCTGAAGCATTAAAAAATATGCAAAAAAATTGGATTGGAAAATCAAAAGGTTGTTCGATCCACTTTAAAATTGTGCAGCATGATTTAAGTATTGAAGTTTTTTCAACGCGTCCGGATACCATTTTTGGTTCGAGTTTTATAGGACTAGCACCGGAACATCCTTTGGCGGAAGTATTGACGCTTGATACATATCGCGATGATATGTTACTTTATTTAAAGTCCTCAGCCTCTAAATCTGAACGCGAGCGATCTTCTGAAAGTAAATCAGTAACTGGTATATTCACTGGCAGTTTTGTTGAACATCCGTTTACTCGGCAAAAGCTACCCATTTATATTACCGATTATGTACTCATCGATTATGGCACAGGTGCTATAATGGGTGTACCGGCGCATGATAAAAGGGATATGTTATTTGCACAGAAATTTGAATTGCCCATCCTGCAAGTTGTAGACAATTCTGCCAACCCTAATGCAGACCTTGAAGAAAAATCAGGAAAACTTATTCAATCAGATTTTTTAAATGGCATGGAAGTATATCAAGCAATTGATGAGGTTATCAATCGTATTGAAGCTTTAAAATTAGGTAGCGGAAAGACTTTATATAAAATGAGAGATGCCAACTTCAGCAGACAAAGGTATTGGGGTGAGCCTATTCCCATTTGTTTCGATAAATCTGGCCGGAGTATGCCGATGAAATCATCTGATCTTCCATTGTTACTTCCGCAACTCGATGCTATTGAACCCGGCAGCGGAGGCAAATCTCCCCTGTCAAAAGCCGAACATTGGGTGAATCTGGGTGAGCTCGAACGGGAAACTGATACGATGCCTGGGTATGCTGGTTCTTCCTGGTATTTCCTAAGGTACATGGATCCCAATAATGAGCAAGAATTCGCTTCCAAAGAAGCTCTTGAATATTGGAGAGATGTTGATTTTTATATTGGAGGAACTGAACATGCAGTTGGACATTTAATGTATTCAAGGTTCTGGCATAAATTTCTATATGACATTGGAAAAGTACCGACATTAGAACCTTTTAAGAAGCTCGTCAACCAGGGAATGATTCAAGGGATCATTGAATCCATTTACCTGATTAAAAATAAAAACGCAGATCATCAATCCTGTTTTGTGTCTGCAGCAATTGCTGATCAATATCCTCCAGAAGAATTAGCCAAAATTCCTGTACATATTGATTTTGTGAATCAACACAATACAACCCAGGCACATTTAAGTAAAAATGGAATCATTCAATTTATAAAATGGAAACCGGAGTTTGCAAATGCCATTTTTATAACGGAAACTGAAAAAGGAAATGTAACAGATTTAAGTGAAGCCATTCAATTAAAAACTGTTTCTGAAACGGGAAAAATGTCAAAGCGTTATCACAATGTTGTCAATCCTGATGATGTGATTAAAGATTACGGAGCTGACTGTTTCCGCATGTATGAAATGTTTTTAGGGCCTATAGAACAATCAAAACCCTGGGACACCAAAGGCATCGATGGGGTTTATAAATTTATTAAAAAATTTTATGCATTGTTCTTTAATACAGAAGGACTTTTTACTTTATCTGATGAGCCGGCATCAAAAGAATCCATGGCGGCATTGCATCACTGTATAAAAAAAGTAAATTCTGATATCGAACAATTAAGTCTGAATACATGTATCAGTGCCTTTATGATATGTGTCAATGAACTCAGAAAACTGAACTGTACCAGCAGAGAAATATTGTTACCCCTCACACAGATTTTAGCTCCCTTTGCTCCATTCATCACAGAGGAAATCTGGGCCCTCGCCAAATGTAAAGGCAGCATCCATCAAAGTATTTTTCCGAAGCATGATGAACAATTTCTTCAAAAAGATACCGTAAATTATCCTGTGAGTGTAAATGGAAAAAAAAGATTAGAATGGGAAATCTCCAAAACATTTACAACAGATGAAATAAAAGCCATGGTTGTCGAATTACCTGAAATTAAGAAATGGCTTGAAACCGGAAGCATCAAAAACATAATTCTGGTTCCCGGAAGAATGATCAATATTGTTATTTAA
- a CDS encoding acyl-CoA thioesterase yields MVNKPIQHTRVRFKDCDPFGHLYNTRFIEYMLEAREDLLLKHYQFDLMEYSQNTQQVWVITKHEIAYLREARRNEIISLDSSLLSFDDKKLKVEYQIWNESKDQLKCLLWTDFLHLELPSKRTIAHPSGIMELLENMCEPIQQMTLTERIQALIKSGS; encoded by the coding sequence ATGGTCAATAAACCTATTCAACACACTAGAGTCAGATTTAAGGATTGCGACCCTTTTGGGCATTTATACAATACCCGATTTATCGAGTATATGCTCGAAGCCAGAGAAGATTTACTACTCAAGCATTATCAGTTTGATCTTATGGAATATTCACAAAATACCCAACAAGTTTGGGTCATTACGAAACATGAAATTGCTTACTTGAGGGAAGCAAGGAGGAATGAAATCATTAGCTTGGATTCAAGTTTATTGTCTTTCGATGACAAAAAGTTAAAAGTGGAATATCAAATTTGGAATGAGTCTAAAGACCAATTAAAATGCTTGTTATGGACTGATTTTTTGCATCTTGAGCTTCCCAGCAAAAGAACAATTGCTCATCCTTCAGGTATCATGGAGTTGCTAGAAAATATGTGTGAACCTATCCAACAAATGACTTTAACAGAGAGAATTCAGGCTTTAATTAAATCTGGTAGCTGA
- a CDS encoding 3-hydroxybutyryl-CoA dehydrogenase: MKNITVIGAGTMGNGIAHVFAQFGYEVVLADISDPALQKAMATIAKNLDRMIQKEILKPDQKDAILSRLRTETDIRNAVGKADLVIEAATENVDLKLKIFSEIAEAAPPQAILASNTSSISITKIASVVKDPSRVIGMHFMNPVPIMKLVEIIKAYNTSSETLATIVEVTKSLQKIPVEVNDYPGFVSNRILMTMLNEAFYTLYEDVAGVEEIDAVMKLGMAHPMGPLQLADFIGLDVCLAILRVLHDGFGNPKYAPCPLLVNMVTAGKLGVKSGEGFYNYQSEIKGSLKVAAQFA, from the coding sequence ATGAAAAACATCACGGTAATAGGTGCCGGTACTATGGGAAACGGAATTGCTCATGTTTTTGCTCAATTTGGTTATGAAGTAGTGCTTGCTGATATTTCTGATCCTGCTTTGCAAAAAGCTATGGCAACTATTGCAAAGAACCTGGATAGAATGATTCAAAAAGAAATTTTGAAACCTGATCAAAAAGATGCCATATTAAGCCGTTTGCGTACTGAAACCGATATTCGCAATGCGGTCGGAAAAGCCGATTTGGTTATTGAAGCTGCAACTGAAAACGTTGATCTTAAATTGAAAATATTTTCTGAGATTGCTGAAGCAGCACCGCCGCAGGCAATTTTGGCTTCTAATACTTCTTCTATTTCGATTACTAAAATTGCTTCTGTTGTAAAAGACCCCTCAAGAGTCATCGGCATGCATTTTATGAATCCCGTTCCAATTATGAAATTGGTTGAAATTATCAAAGCTTATAATACTTCTTCAGAGACGCTGGCCACTATTGTGGAAGTTACGAAATCACTTCAAAAAATTCCGGTAGAAGTAAATGATTATCCGGGTTTTGTTTCTAATCGCATCCTTATGACGATGTTAAACGAAGCTTTTTACACTTTATATGAAGATGTTGCCGGTGTTGAAGAAATAGATGCTGTTATGAAATTGGGAATGGCTCACCCTATGGGACCATTACAGTTGGCTGATTTTATTGGCTTAGATGTTTGTCTGGCGATTCTTAGAGTTTTGCATGATGGTTTTGGAAATCCGAAGTATGCACCTTGTCCTTTGTTGGTAAATATGGTCACCGCAGGCAAATTAGGCGTAAAATCTGGCGAGGGATTCTATAATTATCAATCTGAAATTAAAGGAAGCTTAAAAGTAGCTGCTCAATTTGCTTAG